The DNA region GAGGGCTGGTGGAGTGGTGGTTCCACCTTTATGGGCGGCTACTGGAATTTCTTCGGAGACCGCCAGTCACTATTGGCAAAGCTGGTCATCACGTATGCCGATGGACAGGAAAAGGTGATAGTCACCGAGCCCTCCACTTGGCAATACTTCAATAACGGGCCTGTGGCCTATGGCAGTTTCTTCCAAGGCGAAGTGTACGATGCCCTGAAAGAAACCAACGTGGAAGGCTGGAGCACCGTCGGTTATCGTGCATCGGGCTGGAAACCGGCTAAGGAGATTGCTCTGGAAAGCAATATCTGCCGGGAAGGATATCCCGGCGTGAATGATTGCTCCGGCTTTGCACTCCTCGGACAGTTCGGACAGACGGTGAAAGAAATTGATGAACTGACAGCTATCTCGGTTGAAGAAGTCCGCCCCGGCGTATTTGTGTACGATATGGGACAAAACATGGTGGGTGTGCCTAAGATTAGTCTTTTGGGCGTGAAGCCGGGAACAAGGATTAACCTTCGCTTTGCCGAAGTGAAATACCCTGATTTGCCCGAATATGCGGGAAACACCGGCATGATTATGCTTGAGAATATCCGTGCGGCCATGGCACAGGACATTTATATAGCCCGGGGCGGACAGGAAACCATCCACCCCCGCTTCACTTACCACGGTTATCGCTTCCTGGAGATAACGGGCATTGACCGGCCTTTGCCGCTGGAATCCGTGAAAGGTGTGGTGCTCAGCTCCATCCATCACCTGGCTTCCCATTACGAAACCTCCAATGCGAAAGTGAACAAACTCTGGGAGAACATCACCTGGTCTTCCTATGGCAACTTCGTCTCCATCCCCACCGACTGTCCGCAACGCAATGAGCGTCTGGGATGGATGGGGGATATTTCGGTATTCTCCCGCACGGCAACCTATCTGGCGGATGTGCCGCAATTCCTGAGGAGGTATCTGCGCTCGGCACGCGACTCGCAGCATGCCGACGGGCGTTTCCCGAACATTGCCCCTCTCGGTATCGGCTTTGGCGGCCTGTTGTGGGGAAGTGCGGGGATAACGGTGCCCTGGGAGTGTTATCAGCAATACGGCGACAAGGCTTTGCTGGCGGAGCACTACGACGCCATGAAGCGCTATATCTTCTATATTCTCGAAAACACAATTGAGACGGAAACGAATCTGATTGTGCAAAACAGAGCATGGGGAGACCTGTGCGACTGGTTGGGCCTGGAAGACGAAAAGAATGATAAGTCGCTCGTATGGGAAGCCTATTTCATCTATAACTTGGAGTTGATGAGCAAGATGGCGGCTGCGCTGGGAAATACGGTGGATGCCGAGTGGTTCAAAGAGCTGCATGCGGCGCGGAAGGACTTCTTCAACAAGACTTATATAGAGCCTGAAACAGGGAAAACCGTCTTCTCAGCCTTCATCCCCGAAAAGAAAGGGACATTTGTAGATATACAGACTTCCTACGTGCTGCCGTTGGCCTTTGATATTATCGACCGGGAAAAGAAGAGTAAGGTAGTGACGAATCTGGCAAAGACAGTTGTCCGCGAGAATACTACCGACAGTGGCAGGCAATGCCCTGCCTATTCCTTAATGACGGGCTTCATCGGTACGGCATGGATTAGCAAGGCGTTGTCCGATAACGGATACACCGATTTGGCCTATAAGCTGTTGCAACAGACCAGCTATCCCTCATGGCTCTACTCCGTAGACCAGGGAGCCACGACCATTTGGGAGCGTCTGAACTCCTATACCCATACGGATGGCTTCGGGGGAAACAATCGCATGAACTCTTTCAACCATTATTCCTTCGGTGCGGTGGGAGCCTGGATGTACGGCCATTCTCTGGGCATACAGCGGGATGAAAACACTCCTGCCTTCAAGCATTTCCTGCTTAAACCGGAGATAGACCCGACGGGGCGGATGACGTTTGCAAAAGGCTATTATGACTCTATGTACGGGCGCATCGAAAGTAGCTGGAAGGTGGAGAACGGGGTGATTCATTATGACTTTACCATTCCCGGCAATACGACGGCTCTACTTTATCTGCCTGCCACGGCGGCGAAGTACATCAGGGAGAACAGGAAGTTTGTCGGTAAAATGCGCAGAGGTATAGAATATATGGGTGAGGAGAATGGAAAGATATTGCTGAAACTGCAATCCGGAAAGTATTCGTTCGAAGTGCGGGAGAAGAGATTGGCTAAGAAGTAATGTTCCTGTAGCGGAAGTATCAGCTTGTTTTTGCTGATATATTGCCAATGTTCTGCCATCGTAGTGGCAAGACCTTGCCAAAATATTTACTCCGGAGCCCTATGAAATACAGTGAAAACATTTCCGGCAGTTTGTCACCTGTGGGAAATGCACTTGTTTGTTCAGGAGATTTCTTTTCCGTGCATTTAATGGGTTGTAATAGTTGGGCAATGTCATTGCCACAGTCATAAAAATGAGTATTAACTTCTTCATATCCGTATTGCTTTGAGGTATTAAAAAAGACTTAACCGGAGGAAGGGATGTGGTTTCCTTCTTCCGGTTACAAAGTTACGGCATCTGACGTTAGCACGCTGTATACAGATTACTGATTATTATACCCATTTTAGGGTAAAACTCCTTATGCCATCTTTTATGGTAAGATTGATTATATCTTCTCTATCCGTATGGCGGCTCCTCCGCCCCGTGCAAGAGGGAGATTCAGCACTGTGCCGGCATTTACTTCCTGCTCACTGATGACTACCGGATAAGGATTGTTTTCGTAGTCCGCATCCTTGCTGTCGCGGTAGAGCGTAGCCTTGTAGGACGCATCGGCATCAAGGAAATCCAAGGGTAACTTTATTTCCCGTGATTCCCGATTGGTGATACAACCCACGAACCAGTTTTCGCTGTTGCGGTCTTTGCGGGCAATGACTACATATTCGCCTATCTTTGCGTCGGGCACCACCGTCTTTGCCCAGGTGGTGGGACAGGAGGTGATGAATGAGAACTCCGGTCTTCCTTCATAATTCTCTATCATATCCGATGCCATTTGCAACGGGCTGAACAGAACTACGCTTAGAGCCAGTTGTTTGGCAATCGTGGTCTGTACCCGTGTGCCCGGATAGACAGGGTTGGTGAAGTTGAACGTTCCCGGTGTGAAGTCCATCGGTCCGGCAAGTCCGCGGGTGAAGGGGATGATGCAGGTATGTTCGGGTTGGTTGCCGCCATCGGCGGACCAGGCATCATATTCCTGTCCGCGTACTCCTTCCTGGGTCATCAGGTTGGGGTAGGTGCGTTGCAGGCCGCTGGGCATGGCGGGCTCGTGGTTATCGACCATGATGCCGTAGCGGGCGGCCGTCTCAATGACCTTGCGGTAATGGCGTATACCGTACTGGCTGTGTTGCAACTCTTTATGGTCGAGCATGGAGTTGACGTATCCCGTCTTTACGGCATTGATACCGAGTGAGCGGTAGAGGGTATAGGCACTGTCCAACTGTTGTTCGTAGTTGGTGGCGGCACCGCCTGTTTCGTTGTGAGCGATGAGGCGGAGGCCTTTCTGACGGGCGTAGTCGGCCAGCTTTTTCAGGTCGTAGTCGGGATAGGCACGGGTGAAACTGAATTTGTCGCCATCACGTGTCCAGTCACCGTCCCAGCCGTAGTTCCAGCCTTCTACCAGTACTCCGCTGAAACCATGACGGGCGGCGAAGTCGATGTAGCGCATGGTGTTGGCAGTGGTGGCACCGTGTTTGGGGCCTTGTGCCCAGGTATATTTCTCCATGTGCATACCCCACCAGATGCCGATGTAGCGTCCCGGTTCTATCCAGGAGGTATCTTCTATCCGGCACGGCTCATTCAGGTTCAGCATCAGGCGGGAGAGGATCAGGTCACCGGGTTTACGCGCGACGATAATCGTGCGCCAGGGGGTGACGAAAGGGGCGGTGGCGAATACCTTTTCACCGGTACTCCACGGCGTGAGGGCTGTGCGAATGGTTACAGCAGGCTTCCCTTCTCCCTTCGGCGTCAGATTCAGGCTGGCATAGTCCGTCAGATTCGCCTCATGCAGCGTCATGTAAAGACTGTCGTTCACTTCCAGGGTGATGGGAGTGGAGACGGTATCTTTCCGGCTGATGGGAGCGGCGGTGTAAACACCCTCGTAATACTTGGAGCCGTTTGTCGGAATACTCCATGTACGGGCATCCCAGGGCAATGCGTATTCCGTCTCCTCGTCCATGATGACAAACTCTTTCAGGTTTTCCTGTTCGGGGAAGAAATAACGGAAACCCAGTCCGTCATCGAAGAGGCGGAAGACAACGGAAAGGTTGCGCCGGAGTCCGCTGCGTTCTTCCAGATTCAGTGTCAGTTCGTTGTAGTGGTTGCGTACTTCAATCTCTTCACCCCAGGGCTGCATCCAGGTTTCATCGGAGGACGTCCGTTTCACATCCTTCACACGAAAGTCTCCGTTCAGGGGGCCGTCTTTCAGAGTGAATCCCAGGTTTGAGGGATGGATAAGTGCTTCGGTGCCCCGCGCCAGCGAGTAGTAAGCCTTTCCGTTCTTCACCCCGGTAGTCAGGCTGAGTTGTCCGTCGGGCGACTGTAACGTTTCTGTCCGTTCTCCGTTGGTGCAGGCTGCCAGCAATGCGAGGGACAGGCATACGCCGAGTAATCTTTTTATGCTATATTTATTCATACCTATTCTTTTTTTAGTTATTAGTTGACAAGGTTTCAGTTGACAAGGAAGATAGTGTTATTATTCTAATTCGTCCATCAGTTCTCCGGCCTTGTCCGGTTGCAGGGAGATGAAGTAGTAGAAAGCCTGCGTCAGATATTTGGAAGCCTTATCCTTATCGTTGGTGTATTTCAGCTTCAGTGTGTACCAGCGGTATATTTCCTGTAACGCTTTCTCCTGATAAGAGATACCGGTGAATTGCTGCAAGGCGGTCAGATAACGGTTGCCGTATTCCAGGGTGGGCTCTATGGTGGTGCCTTCGCCGAAGTCATTCCAGGTGCTTATCTGGAGATACTTCAACCCTGCTTTTCGGGCGGCATCCAGCTGGCGGTTGAAGAGGGCGCCGTTTTCTGCATCGTAGGTGGTGTAGCCATCGCCCCAGCCGCCTTCCCGGTAATAGTCGTGAAAGCCGGGCATGGCTCCGCCGATGTAGCAACCGAAGTTTCCGGTATCGGAGTAGTTGGGAGCGGGATTTACCCAAAGGAACTCACCGATGGCATTTTGTTCCAGGCTGTTGTTCGCTTTGCCGGAAAATCCGTTCAGTACCACGAAGGCGGGCTTTGCTTCGAGGGCACTGAAGATGGTTGTCCACTCTTTGGGAGTGCTCACTTGCTGCGGGCCGAAGATCATCAGGAGCGGTTGGTTGTTTACCCGGATATAATTACTCTTCTTGAAGAATTGGCTTTCCAGGTACTTCAGGTCGGCTTGGGCTTGCGTCACTTTGCCGGCATCACTCAGGTCGCTCAGGGTTGCATCTTCATAAACGATGGCAAAGTCGAGGCCGACGCGTTCGACGGCTTTCACCAGCTCTTCCGTATTTCGCTTGTTGGCGGCGTAGTCATGTTTGTCCTGGATGCCGTACCAGTCGATCATTACTCCGTCTATGCCGGAATACTTCATCAGGAGGGCGTGATAATTCAGTACGACTGCATCGCTGGATGCATACGGTCCTATCTGCGGATAGTAGTGGGCGGCAATCTCACGTCGGCCATTGGAATTCTGACGATCGGGGTTACAGGTAGCCATAGTCCAGTGTTGCCCCCACTTATCATTGTTGGTTGCAGGAGTCTCAAACCAGGGCATGTAGTGGGCATATACCTTCATCGGGTTGGTTTTGGTGACGGTTACCGGGTTGAGCGCTCCGGGCAATTCCTTGCCGCCGCCGTTGCCGGAATCATCATTCCCGTTGCTGCAAGCCCCCCCGGTGAGGAGGGCTGCAAGCAGGAAACATATAGATGTAATTCGCTTCATTGTATTCAGAGTTATGAAACTTAATTTACTTATAATCCGGATTCTGTTCCAAATTCGGGTTCTTTGCCAGTTCCTCGGCCGGGATAGGAAATACACCTCTGTATTTGGGTGTTTCCCCTTTATTCCACCAGGGCTTGAAGAAAGTTCCGAAGCGGATATTCGTTGTGCGGCGCAGCCCTTCGAATACAAATTCGTGCTGCCATTCTTTATCCAGGTCGTTCTCTGTCAAAGCGGTCAGTTCGGCTAAACCGGCACGGACGCGGAGCTGATTGACAAAAGGCAGTGCGGTTGCCGTAAAGCCCAGGCGGAAGTTAGCCTCCGCTTTCATCATCAGTACTTCGGCGTAACGCATCAATACCCAGTCGTTGTCACGTTCCCAGATGTCCGTTGAGCTCCATTCATATTTATCCAGACGGGCTCCCTCGTTCTGTTTCGCTTTCTCATAATTCTCTATCTCTTCGGTGTAGTTCAGCGGTTCGCCATCATCCATTAATACGTCGCTGCCGTCTTTGGCACTTTTTTGCTGGCCGATCAGGAGCGAACCCCGGCGCACATCCGTTTCATCGAACGAGGAGTAAAGTCCCGGTTGTGCACAGATGCCGTTACCGCACCAGGGATAAGACTCATCGGCTGTGAATGCCTTCTTCTGGTTGTAGTGGTAAGTCATGGATGCCAGATAATTGCCTACCGTTCCCTGTTTGTGGTCGTAAGGAATGGCGAAGATGATTTCGGACGATGTTTCATTTACTATTTTGAAGCTGTCGAAATAGTTGGCAGTCAACGCATAACCGCTTACCTTCTCGCAGGCATCCAGGCAGTCCTGCCAGCGCGGAGTGCCGGTGTATACTTCCGCATTCAGATAGAGGCGGGCAAGCAAAGTGTTTGCCACATTCTGGGTGAATCGGGCATACTGTACGCCTGAGGGGAGAAGTTCCATAATATCGGTCAGTTCCTTTTCCACGAAGTTGAATACTTCCTGGCGGCTGGATTTCTGAGGTAATCCCGATGCGGTGAAGTCCGTTGTGATGGGTACGGCACCGAACTGGTCGAGCAACTGATAATAATAGTAAGCACGCAAGCCGCGCAATTCAGCTTTCACCTTGTCTTTGGCTGCTTCGGTCAGTTCCGACTGGTCCACTTGATAGATGATGGCATTGATTTTGGAGATTCCGATGAAGGGATAACGCCAGGCACTCAGAATCATCTGGTTCTGTGCATCCCAGGTGTGATATTGCACCTGTTGGTAACGTCCGCCGTCATACCAGTCCGTGCCGCGGGTAGGGATGCAGGCTTCATCAGAGGCACAGGCACTCAGAAAGAATACATATTCGCAAGTGGGGTAACAGTTGGCTCCGTTACCTTCGTCGGTGTCGGCACCATAACCGCGCAGGGTGGCGTAAGCGCCTGCAACGATGGTCTGCACTTCATTGGAAGTCTGTCCATAGTCGTCCATGGAAACTTTATCATATAAGGTCTCGTTCAGGTCGGTACATGCACCGAGCATCAACGATGCGCCGAGTAAAGCTGATATTAGTTTTTTATTCATAATCTTCAAATCTTTCATTATTAATTCTTCATCCTTCGTTCTTCATTCTTCATTTAAAACGATATATTCACCCCCAGTGAGAAAGTCCGTGGCCGCGGGTAGCTGTTGAAACGGTCGATGCCGGGACCTTCCAGAACGTTGTCCGGCAGGCTGACTTCAGGGTCGATGCCACTGTAGCCGGTGATGCAGAAGAGATTCTCGCCTGTCAGGTAGAAGCGTATCTTTTCCAGACCGATTTTCTTGACTCCCGGAAGCGTGTAACCCAGGGTTACGGATTGCAGACGGAAGAAAGAACCGTTCTCTACGAAATAGCTTGAGAATACCGGGTCGCTCTTGATGCCACTTTCCAGGAAGTCATCGGGTACATTCTGTGCAGGCAGACGGGTAGGGTCGAACATGGCCATGCGGGTGGCGTTCAGCACCTTCTGCCCAAACATGCCATAACCGGCAAAGCTGAAGTCGAAGTCCCGATAGGTGAGGTTCATGCCGAAGCCCAGGTTGAACTTGGGTTGCGCGCTGCCCAGGTATTCGTTGATCGGCTTACCGTCTTCATCACGGTTGATGATGTAATTGCCGTCGGAGTCGATGCCACTGCACTTCGGGCCGTAGAAGGCACCGGAGGGATATCCTTCTTTGATAATCTGGGAGTACATGCCCGACATACCGCGCAGCCCGTGCAGTGAACCGGCCTGGAGTCCTACTGCCTGATAGGCTTCGTTTGACAGTTTGGTGATTTCCTGGTCGTTGTAGGCAAAGGTTACGTTAGCGTCCAGAGTCAGGTCTTTCTGTCGAAGGATGTTGGCGCTCAGACTGACTTCAATCCCTTTATTCACCAGATCGCCCACATTTGCCAGCATGGTGCCCACTTGATAAGGCGGTTGCGGAACGGGGTATGTCCAGAGCAAATCGCTGGTCTTCTTGTGGTAGAACTCGATTGTACCATTGATGCGGTTGAATATC from Bacteroides sp. MSB163 includes:
- a CDS encoding RagB/SusD family nutrient uptake outer membrane protein, which translates into the protein MNKKLISALLGASLMLGACTDLNETLYDKVSMDDYGQTSNEVQTIVAGAYATLRGYGADTDEGNGANCYPTCEYVFFLSACASDEACIPTRGTDWYDGGRYQQVQYHTWDAQNQMILSAWRYPFIGISKINAIIYQVDQSELTEAAKDKVKAELRGLRAYYYYQLLDQFGAVPITTDFTASGLPQKSSRQEVFNFVEKELTDIMELLPSGVQYARFTQNVANTLLARLYLNAEVYTGTPRWQDCLDACEKVSGYALTANYFDSFKIVNETSSEIIFAIPYDHKQGTVGNYLASMTYHYNQKKAFTADESYPWCGNGICAQPGLYSSFDETDVRRGSLLIGQQKSAKDGSDVLMDDGEPLNYTEEIENYEKAKQNEGARLDKYEWSSTDIWERDNDWVLMRYAEVLMMKAEANFRLGFTATALPFVNQLRVRAGLAELTALTENDLDKEWQHEFVFEGLRRTTNIRFGTFFKPWWNKGETPKYRGVFPIPAEELAKNPNLEQNPDYK
- a CDS encoding glycoside hydrolase family 97 protein; translation: MNKYSIKRLLGVCLSLALLAACTNGERTETLQSPDGQLSLTTGVKNGKAYYSLARGTEALIHPSNLGFTLKDGPLNGDFRVKDVKRTSSDETWMQPWGEEIEVRNHYNELTLNLEERSGLRRNLSVVFRLFDDGLGFRYFFPEQENLKEFVIMDEETEYALPWDARTWSIPTNGSKYYEGVYTAAPISRKDTVSTPITLEVNDSLYMTLHEANLTDYASLNLTPKGEGKPAVTIRTALTPWSTGEKVFATAPFVTPWRTIIVARKPGDLILSRLMLNLNEPCRIEDTSWIEPGRYIGIWWGMHMEKYTWAQGPKHGATTANTMRYIDFAARHGFSGVLVEGWNYGWDGDWTRDGDKFSFTRAYPDYDLKKLADYARQKGLRLIAHNETGGAATNYEQQLDSAYTLYRSLGINAVKTGYVNSMLDHKELQHSQYGIRHYRKVIETAARYGIMVDNHEPAMPSGLQRTYPNLMTQEGVRGQEYDAWSADGGNQPEHTCIIPFTRGLAGPMDFTPGTFNFTNPVYPGTRVQTTIAKQLALSVVLFSPLQMASDMIENYEGRPEFSFITSCPTTWAKTVVPDAKIGEYVVIARKDRNSENWFVGCITNRESREIKLPLDFLDADASYKATLYRDSKDADYENNPYPVVISEQEVNAGTVLNLPLARGGGAAIRIEKI
- a CDS encoding glycoside hydrolase family 71/99-like protein, which encodes MKRITSICFLLAALLTGGACSNGNDDSGNGGGKELPGALNPVTVTKTNPMKVYAHYMPWFETPATNNDKWGQHWTMATCNPDRQNSNGRREIAAHYYPQIGPYASSDAVVLNYHALLMKYSGIDGVMIDWYGIQDKHDYAANKRNTEELVKAVERVGLDFAIVYEDATLSDLSDAGKVTQAQADLKYLESQFFKKSNYIRVNNQPLLMIFGPQQVSTPKEWTTIFSALEAKPAFVVLNGFSGKANNSLEQNAIGEFLWVNPAPNYSDTGNFGCYIGGAMPGFHDYYREGGWGDGYTTYDAENGALFNRQLDAARKAGLKYLQISTWNDFGEGTTIEPTLEYGNRYLTALQQFTGISYQEKALQEIYRWYTLKLKYTNDKDKASKYLTQAFYYFISLQPDKAGELMDELE
- a CDS encoding alpha-L-rhamnosidase, giving the protein MKSHKSRLLSALFVCISCVTLLHAAGNPVSIGKLKVEYAETPLGIDVEKPRFSWQMEVADHERGYFQTNYQVLVATERGQLVWDSGKIKSDLSLNIEYGGEPLQPATRYAWRVNVWNQRGEQSSASSWFETGLMSNDSAYQGWSGAKWIGGGDEDMVLYSHYLPVFKLNFSLQLDEASATTRAALIYGANDERLMDKNKNLYHLENQPDESYIKIELDIAPLTEGREALLNIYRVGYHPDDKRDTPFKSFPVPQHLINKSNQYARHAISLTSDLGFTKFYIHRAKGETNHAEAGSNPAKAEADSAKSEIGSVNLNPLGQGGDFIAFPVVGDLGFAVSAGQAASFSKVEIANLRSPAHVIATVKDRDYRVVGDASGAFETFTPKGNSTPMLRTVFTSSGEEVAKARLYVTARGIYEIYLNGKRVGDDYFNPGITQYNKTHLYQTFDVTEYLHSGKNALGALLAEGWWSGGSTFMGGYWNFFGDRQSLLAKLVITYADGQEKVIVTEPSTWQYFNNGPVAYGSFFQGEVYDALKETNVEGWSTVGYRASGWKPAKEIALESNICREGYPGVNDCSGFALLGQFGQTVKEIDELTAISVEEVRPGVFVYDMGQNMVGVPKISLLGVKPGTRINLRFAEVKYPDLPEYAGNTGMIMLENIRAAMAQDIYIARGGQETIHPRFTYHGYRFLEITGIDRPLPLESVKGVVLSSIHHLASHYETSNAKVNKLWENITWSSYGNFVSIPTDCPQRNERLGWMGDISVFSRTATYLADVPQFLRRYLRSARDSQHADGRFPNIAPLGIGFGGLLWGSAGITVPWECYQQYGDKALLAEHYDAMKRYIFYILENTIETETNLIVQNRAWGDLCDWLGLEDEKNDKSLVWEAYFIYNLELMSKMAAALGNTVDAEWFKELHAARKDFFNKTYIEPETGKTVFSAFIPEKKGTFVDIQTSYVLPLAFDIIDREKKSKVVTNLAKTVVRENTTDSGRQCPAYSLMTGFIGTAWISKALSDNGYTDLAYKLLQQTSYPSWLYSVDQGATTIWERLNSYTHTDGFGGNNRMNSFNHYSFGAVGAWMYGHSLGIQRDENTPAFKHFLLKPEIDPTGRMTFAKGYYDSMYGRIESSWKVENGVIHYDFTIPGNTTALLYLPATAAKYIRENRKFVGKMRRGIEYMGEENGKILLKLQSGKYSFEVREKRLAKK